The following nucleotide sequence is from Pseudomonas putida S13.1.2.
GGCGATGAAGGCCAGGGCAAAGGCGGCGACCAGCAGGGTAGGGTCGGCCAGTTGCATTAGATCGCCCGGACTGATCCAGTCGATGGCCTCGGACAGGTCTGCCGGCACCTGCACGCGGTTTACCGGCAAGGCCAGCCACATACTGATGACCGTCATGGCTGCAACACCCAGCAAGGCGCCAGGGACAAAGCGCAACCGCTGAGGCCGCAGGCGCTCCCAGCCCCACATGATGGCGATGGTGCCCAGGCCCAGCGCACCGGCCATCCAGCCGGAGCCTGCGCTTTCGTGCGGCAGGGCTGCGGCAACGGTGGACGGGAATTCCAGCAGGTTCTGTAACCCCGAAGGCTGCGGCGCCGTGTCGAACATCACATGCACCTGCGACAGCACGATCAACACGCCAATCCCGGCCAACATGCCGTACACCACGGCTGGCGCAGTGACGCGAAACCAGCAACCCAGGCGCAGGCGCCCGGCCAGCAACTGCAGCAGCCCCGCCAGCAACAAGATCGGCCCGAGCATGGCCATGCCATGCTGGCGCACCAGCTCGAACACCAGCACCGCCAGGCCGGCGGCCGGGCCACTGACCTGCAACGGCGAACCGGCAAGGAAACCCACCACAATGCCGCCGATAATGCCGGTAATCAGGCCCTTGGCCGGCGGCATGCCCGAGGCAATCGCAATGCCCATGCACAACGGCAAGGCCACCAGAAAGACCACCACCGACGCCAGCAACTCACGCGGCAGGGCCGCTTTCAACTGTGTAATGTTCACCGTGTTTCTCCTTTCTCTGTCACACGGTCATTCCTCTGACCGTGGGCACGTTTGCCCCTGACGAGCGCGCAAGCGCGGGCAGCCAGCGGGCTTGCCGGCAAGGCAGTCAGGGAATTCAAGGCAGCAGAAGGCCGCGCCACACCCCTACAGGGTGCAGCCGGCTATCAAGGTTCTAGCGGTGGATGGGTCGCTTAGTAGCGGCCTCTCGGAGTAGCGCAGGGGACCGGCTCGCCAGCAGCCAGGGGCAGGAAGCTGTCGCTGATGGCGTCGTAGGCTTCGATCTTGCTGGTTTCGATGTCGTAAACCCAGCCATGAATGAACAGCTCACCAGCTGCCAGGCGCGAGGCAACCGAAGGGTGGGTGCGCAGGTGATGCAACTGGGCGATCACGTTTTCCTTGGTCAGCACCTGCATGGTTTCGTGTTCGGTACCGCACGAGCAGTTGTTCTCGACCACGGTACGCGCCACTTCGGCATGGCGCAGCCAGGCGGAAACAGTCGGCATCTTGGTCAGCGATTGCGGGTTGAGTACCGCACGCATGGCGCCACAGTCGGAGTGGCCACAGACGATGATGTGGTGCACTTTCAGCGCAAGCACGGCGTATTCGATAGCGCTGGAAACGCCGCCGTTCATCTGGCCGTAGGGCGGTACCACGTTACCCACGTTACGGGTCACGAACAGGTCGCCAGGCGAGCTCTGGGTGATCAGCTCGGGGACGATGCGCGAGTCGGCGCAGGTGATGAACATGGCACGCGGCGTTTGCGCAGTGGCGAGCTTCTTGAACAGCTCTTGCTGTTCGGGGAAGACGTCATGGTGAAAGCGCAGGAAGCCGTCGACGATGTGCTTCAGGGCGGCATCGGCGCCCTCGGCGGGTACCTCCGGAACGACCTTGGATGGGTCCTTGACGGGCATGATTCATCCTCTTGACGGTGTGTTGGTAAATCCATTTTACCGGGGAAAGATTCTGGCTATGCAGGGTTTTAGATGACACGCACGGGCCATAGATCACAGTCGGTGTGGACTGATTGCCTACGCTAGCGGGGAAAACTTAACTGAAACTTAATTCGAAGGCTCTAGAACGGGCGTTCCAGATATAAAAGGCGGGATCTGGATAATAGCAAAAAAACATCAACTGCCAATATGTATTAGCGCAATTATTAACTCGGATTAGTTGTATTGAGGGCTGGCAATAGGCCCCATGTGGGAACCTGAGGCCTGCAAAGTACCTGTGGGAGCGGGCGCGCCCGCGAAAAGGGCAACTCGGTATATGGCACCGGCTGCGCCGGTGTTCGCGGGCACGCCCGCTCCCACAAAAACTGTGATCTGTTCAAAGATCAAAACAGGGGCATCTGCCCACCGGGCGGGCAGAAGGCAGAGCAATCCAGCGTCTGCGCCTCGCGCCCTTCAAAATCCAGCCGCTTCATGGCTTTGGCAAACCGTTGCGCCAACAGCTCGGCAAATACCCCTTCACCGCGCATGCGCGCGCCAAACCGGCTGTCATACAGCTCGCCGCCCCGGCTCTGGCGGATCAGGCTCAACACATGGGCCGCCCGTTGCGGGTAATGGTCCTGCAGCCACTGCTCGAACAGCGGCGCCACCTCCAGTGGCAGGCGCAGCATCATGTAGGCCGCGCTCTGTGCGCCTGCTTCTTTGGCGGCCTCCAGCAAGCGCTCCAGCTCACTGTCGTTGATCATCGGAATCATCGGCGAACACAACACACCCACCGGCACACCCGCCTCGCGCAACACGCGGATGGCCCTCAACCGGGCACTGGGTGACGCCGCCCGCGGTTCCAGAACCCGCTTGAGGTCGTCGTCCAGCGTGGTCAGGCTGATCATTACCCGCGCCAGACGCTGGCGGGCCATTTCGGCCAGCAGGTCGAGGTCGCGCAACACCAGCGAGCCCTTGGTCACGATGGTCACCGGGTGACGAAAACGCAGCAACACTTCCAGCAGACGCCGGGTCAGCAACTGCTCCCGCTCGATCGGCTGGTACGGGTCGGTATTGGAGCCCAGGTTGATCGGCGCGCACACGTAACCCGGCTTGCTCAGCTGTTGCGCGAGCACTTCGGCGGCATTGGTCTTGGCGATCAGCTTGGTTTCAAAATCCAGGCCGGGGGAGAGGTCCCAATAAGCATGGGAAGGGCGGGCATAGCAGTAGATGCAGCCATGCTCGCAGCCGCGATAGGGGTTGATGGAGCGGTCGAAGGGCAGGTCGG
It contains:
- a CDS encoding carbonic anhydrase, with protein sequence MPVKDPSKVVPEVPAEGADAALKHIVDGFLRFHHDVFPEQQELFKKLATAQTPRAMFITCADSRIVPELITQSSPGDLFVTRNVGNVVPPYGQMNGGVSSAIEYAVLALKVHHIIVCGHSDCGAMRAVLNPQSLTKMPTVSAWLRHAEVARTVVENNCSCGTEHETMQVLTKENVIAQLHHLRTHPSVASRLAAGELFIHGWVYDIETSKIEAYDAISDSFLPLAAGEPVPCATPRGRY
- a CDS encoding PA0069 family radical SAM protein, with translation MNPPAPLKGRGTAHNPHNRFAPNHSVVEDDGWYQEVPQTQGTEVRSETAKSVISRNTSPDLPFDRSINPYRGCEHGCIYCYARPSHAYWDLSPGLDFETKLIAKTNAAEVLAQQLSKPGYVCAPINLGSNTDPYQPIEREQLLTRRLLEVLLRFRHPVTIVTKGSLVLRDLDLLAEMARQRLARVMISLTTLDDDLKRVLEPRAASPSARLRAIRVLREAGVPVGVLCSPMIPMINDSELERLLEAAKEAGAQSAAYMMLRLPLEVAPLFEQWLQDHYPQRAAHVLSLIRQSRGGELYDSRFGARMRGEGVFAELLAQRFAKAMKRLDFEGREAQTLDCSAFCPPGGQMPLF
- a CDS encoding SulP family inorganic anion transporter; its protein translation is MNITQLKAALPRELLASVVVFLVALPLCMGIAIASGMPPAKGLITGIIGGIVVGFLAGSPLQVSGPAAGLAVLVFELVRQHGMAMLGPILLLAGLLQLLAGRLRLGCWFRVTAPAVVYGMLAGIGVLIVLSQVHVMFDTAPQPSGLQNLLEFPSTVAAALPHESAGSGWMAGALGLGTIAIMWGWERLRPQRLRFVPGALLGVAAMTVISMWLALPVNRVQVPADLSEAIDWISPGDLMQLADPTLLVAAFALAFIASAETLLSAAAVDRMHSGQRSDFDRELSAQGIGNMLCGVLGALPMTGVIVRSSANVQAGAQTRASAIFHGLWLLAFVVVLSSVLQQIPVASLAGVLVFTGVKLVDFKAFRGLGRYGRMPMFTYAATALAIIFTDLLTGVLLGFALTLLKLAFKAARLKINLVSLAKDGHMELRLSGAATFLKVPALTQVLDTVPAGTTLHVPLGNLSYIDHSCLELLEDWSRSNSANGSRLLIEQRRLKRRIEGRLRTTAGVGA